The following is a genomic window from Pseudomonadota bacterium.
GCCTCCAGATATCCATCACGATGATCTCGGTGGTCGGCACCGCATCTGCGAACGCGGGCACATCGAGGTTCAGGTTCTTGTGATCGTAGCGCCGCATGATCACGTCATCGAGGATCTCGGAGAGCACCTTGAGATCGATGACCATGCCGGTGCTCGCGTCTACCTCTCCGCAGACCGAGACCTCACAGAGATAGTTGTGGCCGTGCCAGTTTGCATACTTGCCAAAGACGCGAC
Proteins encoded in this region:
- a CDS encoding 6-carboxytetrahydropterin synthase translates to MSVILTRKVHFCASHREYSAALSEEENRRVFGKYANWHGHNYLCEVSVCGEVDASTGMVIDLKVLSEILDDVIMRRYDHKNLNLDVPAFADAVPTTEIIVMDIWRQIVPRLPQGMGLHRVRLYEDPTLFAEYYGP